Genomic DNA from Mus musculus strain C57BL/6J chromosome 11, GRCm38.p6 C57BL/6J:
GAGCAAGTGGGAAAGCCACAGAAACTAGTAGCGCAGCAGGCCATGGTGTCTGGAGTCAATTTGGTTGTTCTGTGAGGAGAAGTTTCTGAGTTTGGTTTGTGTCTTCCTCACCTGGTCTTTTATATATTCCCTATAGCTGCGTATTCATCTAACATTTAGCATCTTCCCTTGACGCAAGTTGCAAAGTCAGTCTTTGATTGGTCAGTATCTGAGTAATTAGAAACGTATAAACAGTGCTTCCATCATCTGCTATAGTCAGTGATCAATTAAGTGGCCCTgtgcttcctctttcccctctggtCTAAGGGAAGGTATATTACCTAACACAGCAGCCCTCTATAAAAGTCAAATGACAAACACTACCATGGCTTGCTTTGCCTCAGCTGACCTTTGATAACCTTAGGCACAAGTTTATCCAAACTGAAAATTTATTTCCTAAGCAGCCACTCATGATTTCATAAACAGTTTACTCAGACTCGGTAAGACTAATATTGATGTCATAAAAACATGAACTATTAAACTGATCAGCATCCAAACAAAGTCTGCCTTCCTGGGATCAGTCTGCGCAGGTTAGAAGATCCTTAAGGCTCAATGCTACTTCCTTTTGGTCATCAATGCACACTTTACAAACCGAAGCTTTTAACGACTTTGCCTTCTACATTGTTTTCTGTCttcatatatacttacatatatatatatatatatatatatatatatatatatgtatatatatatatgtgtgtgtgtgtaaaattataTCAATGGATATGTTTAACAAGGCAAAGAGTGATAGAGTCATATAAGGAAAACTGATATTCCCTTTCCCTAGtgtcacagacatacacatatgcaaatatCTTTTTCAAAACTAGTGTAACAAAGATAACCAATATTGGCAGTTGGTGtttattctttattcattcctgcTCCTTGAagtaataatgtgtgtgtgtttgtatgtgtgcgtgcacatgtgtgtgtcttcAATTTCAATAAAGTTTGGCTTTATGCATGTGTAAATTATAATTTTAGTTGTGGAAATTCATGTCAATATTTTTAACATTATGTCAATCATTTTAActaattttgttctttaaaaaaggaTTGAtcctatttttatttgtgtgtctgcGTGAGGGTATGTACGCTGgcacctgaggaggccagaggggatggatcccttggagctggggaACAGGCAGCCGTGAGCCgctcagtgtgggtgctggggagcaCTACACAAGCACCATGAAGATTTCGATAGGATTGTCTACATCTGTAGATCTACCAGTAGTATTGTTATTCTAACAGTGCAAGTTTTGCAATTTGTGGACATTGGATATCGTTCCACTtatttgtatcttttaaaatttgtctCAGTAATACTTTGTTATTTCTGGTGTCCAAATATTTCCCTCAGTCAAGTTGGTCCCTTCACAGCTGATTCTTTCTGAGGCTGTTGTAAATTTAACTGTTCACGTAGCTTTTTCAGTATTGCTTACCGTTAGTGTATAGAAATtcaagtgtgtggtgtgtgtttgtgtgtgtgtgtgtgtgtgtgcatgcacgcaagCATAATATCCTATTATCTTTAGTCGGAGatagttctattttattttatttttgcaatttGGTGACATTTGTTGCTTCGCTTTGCTGGATTTCTCTAGCTAGCTCTTCTGGTGGTGCGATAAACAGCAGAGCAGAGTTGGCGTCCTTGGCTCATTCCCAAGCTAACGGGAAACGCTATCTGTGTTCTGCTGCTCAGAATGTGGATAATTGTCTTTTTAATTGAGGGTTTTTATTATACTGAGGTAGTTTTGACTTTTGAgtgttttttaaagtaaaaatctcatttatctatctatctatctatctgtctgtctgtctgtctgtctgtctgtctgtctgtctatcgaTTCATCCATCTACTTacttactgtgtgtgcatgtatggaggTTCAAGGAAGACTTGCAGGAGTCTGTTCTAGTCTTCTATCATGTGAGTccaggaaatgaactcaggttgtctggatTGGAAACAGGAACTTTTGCCTACCATGTCCTTGGTCCTACTGagtgtttttaaaatgatgaaaGGGTTTtggaatttatataaaaaaaatttttttttgcaacagTTGAGATAACCATGTGTTTCGCCCTTTATCTGTTAACGattacagtgatttttttttaaatatactggACAATTCCTGCATTGTAAGGTAAATTCTCCTTTGGTAATgttctttaatctttttattgTTCAGTTGAACTCTGTTGGATAATTGTTGATGGATGATTGTTATACTGTTGTATGAATATTAGTCAGGAATATTATTCTGTGATTTTCCTGTCTTTGCTATCAGACTGATGCTGGTTTTATAGGCTaagcttggaattttttttattttattttcttattttacctCATATTTGCTAAAACAATGAATGtgtttttgagatatttcttgggaattgttaattttttaaatatatatttgatagAATTTACCTGTGGACATGTCTGGTCTGTGGACTTTCCATGATGGGGAGTTTCTGATTACCGATTCAGTGTCCTCTGTAGTTAGAGCTATCCTTAgattttcagatatttttttaTGACTGAGTATTGATAGGTTGTATGCTAGTAGGAATTTCTCCACAGATGTGTTTATATCTGCATATTATATATCTACATTATTcaatttatttgcatgtgtggggGCCAGAGGTTGACACTAGATGTCTTCCTCAACTGTTCTCCATTTCATCCTTTAGAGACAGGGTGGCTCACCCTGGAGCTTGCTGCTGTATGTGACCACACTCACCTTCCTtccttatgtgggtgctgaggatcaaagTTAGGCTCCTATGCTTGAGTATAAGCAGTTACCAGCTGATCCCAGTTTCTTGAAGATGTCATGTGTATAACTCATTTTGAAAGCTGTATAATATTAGGGTCTGACCATAGCagggtttatttacttatttgatgaatttttctttcattttcatttttaaaacttaaatgtaaTTGCACAatgtcccccttccctttctactCCCTAGCTCTGCCTGGGTCACATGtcattcctcctttcctctcaaattagtgtcttctttttctttaattattactgttatgcacacacacacacacacacatatatatatatatatacacacatacacatatacatatatatggacatACATTTATAGATACAATCTGCAAAGTTTGTTTAgagttgcttgtatgtatatgatttcagagctgaccacttggATAATGAATTAAGAGGCTCACCCTTGAGGAAGACTAATTTTCCTTCTCTTAGCATTCTctaattgcctgtagttcttcatcTAGGGGTGGGGCCTATGAGAGGTCCCCCTTCTATGTTAGCTTGACTATTAGTATtgtccttgttcaggtcttgtttagacagCCATAACATGGTTTATATTCTCTGtgatttctaggagacacagtctcagcaGATTTCCCggtcctttggctcttacagtctttcagcATCCAccttcttccacaatgttcctgAGACTTCGCTGCAGGAGTTGTGTTGTCGACATCGCTCTTGGAACTGTGCATATGATcacttgttctctgcattttgactacGGTTTTCTGTAATGCTCTTCGTCTGTTGCAGAGGGAAGCCTCTTTGGCGAGGGATGAGCGGTATACTTATCTGTAGGTATCAGGGTAAATATTTGGAATGCAATTAGGAATTATTCTTGTTTAGTAAAGTGTCAGTAGTTGGCTCTCCTCTAAGATTCATAACCTCAGTagggataaaaaaacaaaacaaaataattgaagaatgACTAACAGTCTATGTATGGCTGTGGCTGGAGTTCATTTGaaagagcgcttgcctagcatagATGAAgtcctgggctcaattcccagggCTATAATAAACCACTTgtagtggcatatacctttaatagCACTGGGGAGTGGAGGTAGAAAAAACAGAATTTCAAGGTTACATATTAGTCTTGGCGACATAGTAAATTTGAGGCTATCCACGGATAAGTGAGGACctgtttttaaacaaacaaaaccccaagcaCAAAACAGTATGTGGTAATGATGAAAGGCTGACTTTACACTGTACcttatgtgtgtgattgtatttCATTATCTTTTATAAGCATGGGCTGTTTAAGTGGCGAACAGGGTTTCACTTAGATCTAAGGGGGCAGGAGGATGGAATATGCCTTCTCCTTATAAGGTATCTCTGGGTCGAAGCAGGTGTCTAGACAGTCCATCAGAAAGTGAgctgttggcgaggatgtggagaaagaggaacactcctccattgttggtgggattgcaagcttgtacaaccactctggaaatcagtttggtggctcctcagaaaattggacatagtactatcagaggatcccgcaatacctctcctgggcatatattcagatgttccaaccagtaagaaggacacatgctccactatgttcatagcagccttatttataatagccagaagctggaaagaacccagatgcccctcaacagaggaatggatacagaaaatgtggtacatttacacaatggagtactactcagcttttaaaaagaatgaatttatgaaattcctaggcaaatgaatggacctggagggcatcatcctgagtgaggtagcccaatcataaaataactcgcacaatatgtactcactgataagtggatattagcccagaaactcagaatacccaagatataagatacaatttgtgaaacacatgaaactcaaaaagaacaaagaccaaagtgtggacactttgccccttcttagaattgggaacaaaaaacccatggaaggagttacagagacaaagtttggagctgagacgaaaggatggaccatctagagactgccatatccggggatccatcccataatcagcttccaaccgctgacaccattgcatacactaacaagattttgctgaaaggaccctgatatagctgtctcttgtgagactatgccagggcctagcaaacacagaagtggatgctcacagtcagctattggatggatcacagggcccccaatggaggagctagagaaagtacccaaggagctggagggatctgcaaccctataggtggaacaacaatatgaactaatcagtactccccagagctcgtgtctctagctgcatatgtatcagaagatggcctagtcggccatcagtgaggcccattggtcgtgcaaactttatatgccttagtacaggggaacgccagggccaaaaagtgggagtgggtgggtgagggagcatgtgggggacttttgggatagcattggaaatgtaaatgaaataaatacctaattaaaaaaaaagaaagtgagctgTATAAATTATAATCTAACCTGAAACAATTCTCATAATTCTTCACACTAactgattttgtgtgtatgtgtatgtccatTGGTCGGGGTACTGCAGGGCTCATGTGGTACTGAGAGGATAACTTGAGGGAAGAAGTTATTCTCCTTCCGTTAGTGTAAGTCTCAAGAATAGAACTCAGGGTGTCAGTCTTCATCacaagcaccttcacccactgagccatattggTGGCCCAGTAATattatatctgtctgtctatcagcccatctatctatgtatctatacatgtatctgtttatctgtctgtctatcatcttcTATACCCTCCAGTTCCAAGTCCAATTTCATATTAGTTTAAAAAGCTGCCTAGATTTATGAAACATTTCCTGATACTTATGCCTAActatataaaagtatatttatCTGTATATTACACAAAACACATTTGTGTAGAACAAATATGCATTTTTCTATTAAGGTAGCACCTGAAACCCAAGAGTTTATCTTAGTTTTAAATATTGAGCGAAAACTTGGTAATTCTTACTTTCCAGTTTAGCAACtggaaaaaaatagttttaaaatcttcACCTGCTTGTGAGTTTTTTTTCTTGGGAGAGGCTGGCCATCCTGATGTCCGTCTTGTTCTGTCCTTCAAGACTCTAAGTGAATGGAAATGAGTGACTTATTAGCGTGGTCCATCGCTGCTTTAGATCAATTGAAATAGCATCTTTATCCAGTGGATGGAAAAGGAAGCCACATTTATGTTCTTTACTCAACAGTTCTGGCTTCTATGCATCTAGCTATAAAAGCATTGGGTAAGATGCAGCACTTCTGGGTGTTCTAGCTCGTGATAGCTGTCAACAAGACACAGCCTGTGATAGCCCGAAAGGGACCCTCAACCAAGTGACTGTCTCTATCCCTACAAGAGACTATGTTGATTATTAATTGATTGAGGAGGGGCTGGCCTTATGAGAGAGCTAGCTAAAATTGATCCCACAAGTGAGCTAGAAAACAAGCCACTAAGTTCCTGACtctgagtttctgccttgactttcctcagtgatgaactgtgttctggaagtataagccaaacaaCCTCTTTGCTCCCCATGTTTTTGGACACAATGTTTATTGACGgcagcaaaataaaacaagaccagGGCAATGCTACAACTTTTTTGGGGTCTAACCACTGTTGGAATTCATCCCATTTCCTAACAGGTATAAGAAGAATATAAAAAAACAGGGCTgacaaggcagctcagtgggtaaaggcacttgcctctAAGCCCGATGACTGGAGTTCAGTCCTCAGAATcataaggtggaaggagagactgaTCTCTACTTACATGCCCCACTCCCCACACAAAATAGATAAGTGTAtagaatcaaactcagaaatcttttaGATGGATCTCCATGAAGTATCTATTATTTGCAcactaaataaaaagaagcaagttTTGATATGCCAAcagatataatttattattttggatACATTAGCCTTCATTTATAAGAGGAATTTACAGAACAAtggaagaagaatgaaaactatCTTCGTGTAGAAGAATCTTCCATGGCCTTGACAGCACCAAGCCTTGGAAAATAGGGACAATCCCAAGGTAAATTGATTTTCTTGTTTGGGGatcaagtttgtattttattattttcatagaGGATATCAAAGCCTTTCCAGTATtagatggaaaaaaatgtttagtaAGGCCAAGTATTTGTGCCCCAAACACAAGCCATATCAAAATTCAAGATCCTTTGGGAATCAGCAACCTGGGTCTTAACAGGTAGGCTCACAGCAGTTAGACTCAGAGCAGCTGGGtgggcagcagtagcagcagcaggcTGGGCGGCAGCAGGACTGTCCACAATAGGATGGACGGCAGCAGGAGGCCTGGGCATGGTGCAGCTGGCAGCAGGTTGGGGGTGTGCAGCTTACCACACAGCAGGGGGGCAGGCAGGTGCCCTCCACGCGGCAGTCAGGGCGGCACCATCTAACACGGCAGCTCACGGCTCCACTGCCACCCTCCTGGCCACTGCCAGTTCCacagcagctgggctggcagcagcTGGGCTGGCAACAGCTGGTCTGGGAGCAGCAAGGTTGGCAGCAACTGGATTGGCAGCAGCTGGGCTGGCAAcagctggactggcagcagctgggctggcagcagcTGGACTGGGAGCAGCTAGGCTGgcagcagctgggctggcagcagctgggctggcagcagctggagccacaggtgCCACCAGTGGAACATGTGGGAAAGCCACAGAAGCTAGTAGCGCAGCAGGCCATGGTGTCAGAAGTTGATCTGTGCTGAAGGTTTGTTTGCTTAGAGAAGTTTTTTGAATTTGTGTGGTGAGTGCCACTCCAGTCTTTTTATAATCCCTGGCTggctgctgtttccctaatttccaaAGTGTCTTCCTTGTTTATGTTTATGTAGTTTTTCTCTAAATGATAATTGTTTGTTTCTGAGTTACTTGTTCAGACTTCTGAAAGCCCGTAAAAAGCTGATTTTATTTGGTGTTCAATTAGACTTCTTGACTACAGTGAAGTAGTCATTAGCGTTCATTGGAAACATGAGCCTGGATCACCCATATTCACTATAATCTTCCTACCGCCAACGACTAATTGACTAATGCTACTCCTATTTAAGGAGAGTCAAAAATTACTCAGTGTTGACATTTGTAATTGGTTCTTGAATCTCACATGGAAGTTCAATATTTTTGCCTGTTTCCTTTGACTGGGATGAAAGGTGGGTTCAACTGGACAGAAAAGATGCCTCCTTCTCTGCACCTGGGAAATGTGAATGGTTCGTTATCACTAATGATTGCTGAGCACTTATCATGTATCTAGACAACTGTCTATATCTTGTATAAATCCACTTCTTTTTCACATCAACCTTAAGGGTGGGCTCTACTGCTGCTGTCATAATTCAGGGGAAGAAACTGAGCCATTACcattagcttggtgtttttatgggactcctaacagcaggaatgggggtgtctctctctctcttttggttgcTTTTGGAACCCCTTTCTTGCTGTTGGGTTAACTTATCCAGCCCTGATATGAAGGTTTGTGCCTAGGCTTACTGTAACTTGCTATACCATCTTTTGTTGCTATTCCTAGGAGGCCCACTATTCCTGAAGGGAATGAAGGAAGTGTGGatctagaagagagagaaggtgggaggGCACTGGAAGGAGTAGAGGAAGGGAAAACTGTAGGCAGGATGTATtgtattaaagaagaaaaaaagaaacaaacaaagaaagaagttcCTCAAAGCCATAAAAAAACCAAGTGGTGAATCTGAAGTCTGAGCTTCTACCATCTGACTGCAGATAAAATGTAGCTTTCTTTTCCCGttggtgtgtatgagtgtgcatgcacgcgcacacTCGAGAGTGTGTGTGTCAACATTTATGTACATGAGCAAGTGTATGCATGTGCCATGgagctgtggaggtcagaagacaacttcatgTGTGGGTTCTCACCTTCTACCTTTTCTGAAACGAGGTCTCTTGTTCTGCACTGCCTGGGCCAAACTAGGTGTCCTTCAGGCTTCTGGCAATTCTCTTGTCCCCTGTTCCCATCTCTCCATagaagttctgagattacagatacCCTGggcttttatgtggattctgcagagtcaaactcaagtcctcctaCTTGTGTGGTGAGCCCTTTACCCACGGAACTATCCCCCCAGCTTCTTTGGTTGGGTATTTTTTCACTTTAAGTGCTTGAAATATGCAGGTGGCCTGATAACCATCTCAGGGACTATTTCATTCATGATGAAATTTGAATTCAGCAGGATGCTTGATACTACAGATACTGATCTCGGGTGTTTAAGATGTTGCAGTGCATTGTTGATAAAAGCCCTGGAGATAATGACATTATGTGTGGCATTATTGTTTCTGGACTTTTCTACTTGGCACCGTTTTTAACAGTACAAGATTTAAGTCTACTTTCATGATTATGGACTTCGGTAATTACTAACAATAAAACACCAAGCTCAaggtgagctggctcagcagataaaagagCATGTGACCAAGCCTACCAAGcgcgatgacctgagtttgatccctgtggTGGGAGGAGGAGCCAACTCCTCTTCCCTGACCTCGGCATCCATGGATGCACACACAATCAATTTAGTAAAAAAGTCGAAAACCTGTCACTCAAAATTTGAGAGCTCTCCTTCTCTGTCACAGGGTGAAGCCGAGTCTGAACATTCCCTCACCAGCCTTGAATAAATCAAGAACACCGGATGTAaccagacttcttttttttttctttctaccactAGAGTCTGTTTCATCTGTATTGATTTCCGTGGAAATCAAAAGAGACCAAAAATATTCACAATGTTGCTCTTTGTAGATTTCCCATCCTTTTTGGATACCAGGAACTGGTGTCTATGGACTAAGGGGAAATGCAGGTGCCTGGACAATGATGTCATAAACATtatctttcttattctcttcaGATTCCACTACATCATCTTGGAGGGCACAGACCACACCATTATATGAACAAGGTACTTTTTTTtagctatttgtttgtttttgtttcttttaacttTGACTCTCTGTCTAAGAGTGTCCTAATGTTTTGAGTGGTTTCTGTTTAAGATGGCACAGTCCTATTTCGGAGTGTTCTGGCTTTCTTCATGTTCATTTCACCAGGACTCTAAGCCAGTCTGATTTTAGATCTCTGAAGGATGTGGCTTGGTGGTTGATACACGAGCCACATGAGCACAGCATCCTTGCTTAGGGCATCTGTGCTCCTGTGTTTTGTAATTCGTCCCAGTGACCTCAATTGGGCAACGAATAAGCCTCAAGGACTTCCTTGCATCCCAGCTTTCTAGCCTTAATCAAGCAATGAGGCCTTCcttgagttttctttttgttttttgttttttgtttttttgagacagggtttctctgtatagccctggctgtcctggaactcactctgtagaccaggctggccttgaactcagaaatctgcctgcctctgcctcccgagtgctgggattaaaggcgtgtgtcactaTAAGTTTTCTAAACACAAACCTATAGCATTTTGATGCATGTGGGTTGACATCCTTCTAAGCGAAAGATGTCTCAAGCCCTTAACCTTTTAGTCCAGTTGGGAGTCAGGAGACCTATATGTTAGGATCTGGGACGTTGATTGGGTTGTAACCTCACCAAGCACAGGTTGTTTCTGGATGTGGGGCTGTGTTCACACAGAAGAAGGCACATATCATTCTTCATGCCAATGTACTGTAGGTCTGAAAAGCCGTGTTCCTTGGGTATATGTTAATGTCAAGATGgcgtttttttttctgattgttgTAAAGTTGTACTATGGAGGCCTCACTCCTCTCCTTTTAataaattgaaggaaaaaaaatcatataatgtGAAATAACTATTTAAATGTGTACAATAAAGTGACGTTTAGtgcattttgtgtatgtgttttgtgtagtACGTGTACGCATGAGCATGTGAGTGCACATTCCTAGGCATGTGCCTACGGGGGAGCCCAGATGGCACTATGAGGACTCTTCATTATTGTCCTCtagctccctcctcctcttcctctcctcctcctccccttcttccatgctatttattattattagtgtgtgtgcagGGATGTGCACATGTTGTGAGGTACACGTAGTAGAGAGAACAATATTGTGGAGTCTGTTCTTTCCTCCCATCTTTACCTGGGTTCTGAGGATATCCAGAGATGACCAGATTTTCATGACACCGAACCATCTTGGTGGCTCCTCCATCTTATTGTCTGAGAGAAGATCTCTCAGTGGATCTGAAGTTCTCCATGTTGATTAGGCTGGATGGCCAGCATGCTCctaggatcctcctgtctcaactccCTCAGTGCTGGGCTTACCAGCAGGCATGGCTATACCTGGCTTTTTATTTGgatactggggatttgaactcaggtcttcttccTTCTACAGCAAACACTCTCACCCACTGTGCTATCTTCTTAGTCTCATGGTGCATTTAATGTATGGTGTCAAAAGTGCTTTTTAT
This window encodes:
- the Krtap1-3 gene encoding keratin-associated protein 1-1, which produces MACCATSFCGFPTCSTGGTCGSSCCQPSCCQPSCCQPSCSQSSCCQPSCCQSSCCQPSCCQSSCCQPCCSQTSCCQPSCCQPSCCGTGSGQEGGSGAVSCRVRWCRPDCRVEGTCLPPCCVVSCTPPTCCQLHHAQASCCRPSYCGQSCCRPACCCYCCPPSCSESNCCEPTC